The Pseudomonas extremaustralis genome contains a region encoding:
- a CDS encoding heavy-metal-associated domain-containing protein, translating into MQLFNVEGMTCGHCVKAVTQAIKNQDPAAEVTVDLAAKQVSVQSQLSPEVIAGLIREEGYTVV; encoded by the coding sequence ATGCAATTGTTCAACGTTGAAGGAATGACCTGCGGCCACTGCGTCAAGGCCGTGACCCAGGCGATAAAGAACCAGGACCCGGCGGCTGAAGTAACGGTGGACCTCGCCGCCAAGCAAGTCAGCGTACAAAGCCAGCTCAGCCCCGAAGTGATCGCCGGGTTGATCCGCGAAGAAGGCTACACCGTTGTCTGA